One genomic segment of Parus major isolate Abel chromosome 23, Parus_major1.1, whole genome shotgun sequence includes these proteins:
- the SF3A3 gene encoding splicing factor 3A subunit 3 isoform X2 has protein sequence METILEQQRRYHEERERLMDVMVKEMLTKKSTLRDQINSDHRTRAMQDRYMEVSGNLRDLYDDKDGLRKEELSAISGPNEFAEFYNRLKQIKEFHRKHPNEICVPMSVEFEELLKARDNPSEEAQNLVEFTDEEGYGRYLDLHDCYLKYINLKSSEKLDYITYLSTFDQLFDIPKERKNAEYKRYLEMLLEYLQDYTDRVKPLLDQNELFGKIQTEFEKKWENGTFPGWPKETSSALTHAGAHLDLSAFSSWEELASLGLDRLKSALLALGLKCGGTLEERAQRLFSTKGKSLEALDPSLFAKNPKTKGSKRDTERNKDLAFLEAQIYEYVEVLGPIPYWLYKLHGLNINYNCEICGNYTYRGPKAFQRHFAEWRHAHGMRCLGIPNTAHFANVTQIEDAVSLWAKLKQQKASERWQPDTEEEYEDSSGNVVNKKTYEDLKRQGLL, from the exons ATGGAGACGATCCTGGAGCAGCAGCGGCGGTACCATGAGGAGCGGGAGCGGCTCATGGACGTGATGGTGAAGGAGATGCTCACCAAGAAGTCCACG CTCCGCGACCAGATCAACTCGGACCATCGCACCCGGGCCATGCAGGAC AGGTACATGGAGGTGAGCGGCAACCTGCGCGACCTGTACGACGACAAGGACGG CCTACGTAAGGAAGAACTAAGTGCCATTTCTGGGCCAAATGAATTTGCGGAGTTTTACAACAGACTGAAGCAAATTAAGGAATTTCACCGGAAGCACCCAAATGAG ATCTGTGTTCCTATGTCAGTGGAGtttgaggagctgctgaaggccAGAGACAACCCGAGTGAAGAAGCTCAGA ATCTGGTGGAGTTCACAGATGAGGAAGGGTACGGACGATACTTGGATTTGCATGATTGTTACCTCAAATACATTAACCTGAAATCATCAGAG AAATTGGATTATATCACTTACTTATCCACATTTGACCAACTCTTCGATATTcccaaggagagaaaaaatgctgaatataAGAG GTATCTTGAAATGCTCCTTGAGTACCTGCAGGATTACACGGATCGAGTGAAACCGTTACTGGACCAGAATGAACTTTTTGGGAAAATTCAGACGGAGTTTGAGAAGAAGTGGGAGAACGGCACATTCCCGGGCTGGCCG aaagaGACCAGCAGTGCCCTCACCCATGCTGGTGCCCACCTGGACCTCTCGGCCTTCTCCTCCTGGGAG GAATTGGCCTCCCTGGGGCTGGACAGGTTAAAATCAGCTTTGCTGGCTCTGGGGCTGAAGTGTGGCGG GACTCTGGAGGAGCGTGCTCAGAGGCTTTTTAGCACTAAAGGCAAATCCCTGGAAGCTCTTGATCCTTCCTTGTTTGCTAAGAATCCAAAgacaaaaggaagcaaaag AGACACTGAGAGAAATAAAGATCTTGCATTCCTGGAAGCTCAGATATATGAGTACGTGGAAGTTCTTGGG CCCATCCCTTACTGGTTGTATAAACTCCATGGTTTGAACATCAACTACAACTGTGAGATTTGTGGTAACTACACCTACCGAGGGCCCAAGGCATTCCAGCGGCACTTTGCA GAGTGGAGACATGCCCATGGAATGCGGTGCCTGGGCATTCCCAACACAGCACACTTTGCCAATGTCACACAGATTGAGGATGCAGTCTCGT TGTGGGCAAAGCTGAAACAGCAGAAGGCTTCAGAGAGGTGGCAGCCTGATACAGAG GAGGAATATGAGGATTCCAGTGGGAATGTGGTGAATAAAAAGACCTACGAAGACCTGAAGCGCCAAGGGCTGCTGTAG
- the SF3A3 gene encoding splicing factor 3A subunit 3 isoform X1, with product METILEQQRRYHEERERLMDVMVKEMLTKKSTLRDQINSDHRTRAMQDRYMEVSGNLRDLYDDKDGLRKEELSAISGPNEFAEFYNRLKQIKEFHRKHPNEICVPMSVEFEELLKARDNPSEEAQNLVEFTDEEGYGRYLDLHDCYLKYINLKSSEKLDYITYLSTFDQLFDIPKERKNAEYKRYLEMLLEYLQDYTDRVKPLLDQNELFGKIQTEFEKKWENGTFPGWPKETSSALTHAGAHLDLSAFSSWEELASLGLDRLKSALLALGLKCGGTLEERAQRLFSTKGKSLEALDPSLFAKNPKTKGSKRDTERNKDLAFLEAQIYEYVEVLGEQRHLTHENVQRKQARTGEEREEEEEEQISESESEDEENEIIYNPKNLPLGWDGKPIPYWLYKLHGLNINYNCEICGNYTYRGPKAFQRHFAEWRHAHGMRCLGIPNTAHFANVTQIEDAVSLWAKLKQQKASERWQPDTEEEYEDSSGNVVNKKTYEDLKRQGLL from the exons ATGGAGACGATCCTGGAGCAGCAGCGGCGGTACCATGAGGAGCGGGAGCGGCTCATGGACGTGATGGTGAAGGAGATGCTCACCAAGAAGTCCACG CTCCGCGACCAGATCAACTCGGACCATCGCACCCGGGCCATGCAGGAC AGGTACATGGAGGTGAGCGGCAACCTGCGCGACCTGTACGACGACAAGGACGG CCTACGTAAGGAAGAACTAAGTGCCATTTCTGGGCCAAATGAATTTGCGGAGTTTTACAACAGACTGAAGCAAATTAAGGAATTTCACCGGAAGCACCCAAATGAG ATCTGTGTTCCTATGTCAGTGGAGtttgaggagctgctgaaggccAGAGACAACCCGAGTGAAGAAGCTCAGA ATCTGGTGGAGTTCACAGATGAGGAAGGGTACGGACGATACTTGGATTTGCATGATTGTTACCTCAAATACATTAACCTGAAATCATCAGAG AAATTGGATTATATCACTTACTTATCCACATTTGACCAACTCTTCGATATTcccaaggagagaaaaaatgctgaatataAGAG GTATCTTGAAATGCTCCTTGAGTACCTGCAGGATTACACGGATCGAGTGAAACCGTTACTGGACCAGAATGAACTTTTTGGGAAAATTCAGACGGAGTTTGAGAAGAAGTGGGAGAACGGCACATTCCCGGGCTGGCCG aaagaGACCAGCAGTGCCCTCACCCATGCTGGTGCCCACCTGGACCTCTCGGCCTTCTCCTCCTGGGAG GAATTGGCCTCCCTGGGGCTGGACAGGTTAAAATCAGCTTTGCTGGCTCTGGGGCTGAAGTGTGGCGG GACTCTGGAGGAGCGTGCTCAGAGGCTTTTTAGCACTAAAGGCAAATCCCTGGAAGCTCTTGATCCTTCCTTGTTTGCTAAGAATCCAAAgacaaaaggaagcaaaag AGACACTGAGAGAAATAAAGATCTTGCATTCCTGGAAGCTCAGATATATGAGTACGTGGAAGTTCTTGGG GAACAAAGACACCTCACCCATGAGAATGTGCAGCGTAAGCAGGCACggacaggagaggagagagaggaggaggaggaagagcagatCAGCGAGAGCGAGagtgaagatgaagaaaatgaaatcatttaTAACCCTAAAAATCTGCCTCTTGGTTGGGATGGGAAG CCCATCCCTTACTGGTTGTATAAACTCCATGGTTTGAACATCAACTACAACTGTGAGATTTGTGGTAACTACACCTACCGAGGGCCCAAGGCATTCCAGCGGCACTTTGCA GAGTGGAGACATGCCCATGGAATGCGGTGCCTGGGCATTCCCAACACAGCACACTTTGCCAATGTCACACAGATTGAGGATGCAGTCTCGT TGTGGGCAAAGCTGAAACAGCAGAAGGCTTCAGAGAGGTGGCAGCCTGATACAGAG GAGGAATATGAGGATTCCAGTGGGAATGTGGTGAATAAAAAGACCTACGAAGACCTGAAGCGCCAAGGGCTGCTGTAG
- the FHL3 gene encoding four and a half LIM domains protein 3 isoform X2, with translation MQGEGGLQTSTMTECFDCDNCKESLYGRKYIQMDNGPYCIPCYDAHFANTCDECKELIGHDCRELYYEDRHYHEHCFRCFRCDRSLADEPFTCQGKELLCNDCYCSEFSSKCIACEKTVMPGSRKLEYNGQTWHEHCFICSSCQQPIGSRSFIPDKKDYYCVPCYESKFAPRCTRCKKTLTKGGVTYRDEPWHKECFVCTGCKTPLAGQQFTSQDDNPYCIKCFGNLYAKKCSACTKPITGFGGGKYVSFEDRHWHHNCFNCARCSTSLVGKGFIPDNDEILCRDCSSDL, from the exons ATGCAAG GTGAAGGAGGGCTTCAGACCAGCACCATGACGGAGTGCTTCGACTGTGACAACTGCAAGGAGTCCTTGTATGGGCGCAAGTACATCCAGATGGACAATGGCCCATACTGCATCCCCTGCTATGACGCGCACTTCGCCAACACCTGCGACGAGTGCAAGGAGCTGATCGGCCACGACTGCAGG GAGCTGTACTACGAGGACCGCCATTACCACGAGCACTGCTTCCGTTGCTTCCGCTGCGACCGCTCTCTGGCTGATGAGCCGTTCACCTGCCAGggcaaggagctgctgtgcaaCGACTGCTATTGCAGCGAGTTCTCCTCCAAATGTATCGCCTGTGAGAAGACCGTCATGCCAG GCTCCCGTAAGCTGGAGTACAATGGACAGACCTGGCACGAGCATTGCTTCAtatgcagcagctgccagcagcccatTGGGTCACGGTCCTTCATCCCAGACAAGAAGGATTATTACTGTGTCCCCTGTTACGAGAGCAAGTTCGCTCCTCGCTGCACTAGATGCAAAAAG ACCCTCACCAAGGGAGGAGTGACCTACCGGGATGAGCCCTGGCACAAGGAGTGCTTTGTCTGCACGGGCTGCAAGACCCCCTTGGCTGGGCAGCAGTTCACCTCCCAGGATGACAACCCATACTGCATCAAGTGCTTTGGGAACCTCTATGCCAAGAAGTGCAGTGCCTGCACAAAGCCCATCACAG gctTTGGTGGTGGCAAATACGTCTCCTTTGAGGACCGTCACTGGCACCACAACTGCTTCAACTGCGCCCGCTGCAGCACCTCACTGGTGGGGAAAGGCTTCATCCCCGACAATGATGAGATCCTGTGCCGCGACTGCAGCAGCGACCTATGA
- the FHL3 gene encoding four and a half LIM domains protein 3 isoform X1 encodes MQAGEGGLQTSTMTECFDCDNCKESLYGRKYIQMDNGPYCIPCYDAHFANTCDECKELIGHDCRELYYEDRHYHEHCFRCFRCDRSLADEPFTCQGKELLCNDCYCSEFSSKCIACEKTVMPGSRKLEYNGQTWHEHCFICSSCQQPIGSRSFIPDKKDYYCVPCYESKFAPRCTRCKKTLTKGGVTYRDEPWHKECFVCTGCKTPLAGQQFTSQDDNPYCIKCFGNLYAKKCSACTKPITGFGGGKYVSFEDRHWHHNCFNCARCSTSLVGKGFIPDNDEILCRDCSSDL; translated from the exons ATGCAAG CAGGTGAAGGAGGGCTTCAGACCAGCACCATGACGGAGTGCTTCGACTGTGACAACTGCAAGGAGTCCTTGTATGGGCGCAAGTACATCCAGATGGACAATGGCCCATACTGCATCCCCTGCTATGACGCGCACTTCGCCAACACCTGCGACGAGTGCAAGGAGCTGATCGGCCACGACTGCAGG GAGCTGTACTACGAGGACCGCCATTACCACGAGCACTGCTTCCGTTGCTTCCGCTGCGACCGCTCTCTGGCTGATGAGCCGTTCACCTGCCAGggcaaggagctgctgtgcaaCGACTGCTATTGCAGCGAGTTCTCCTCCAAATGTATCGCCTGTGAGAAGACCGTCATGCCAG GCTCCCGTAAGCTGGAGTACAATGGACAGACCTGGCACGAGCATTGCTTCAtatgcagcagctgccagcagcccatTGGGTCACGGTCCTTCATCCCAGACAAGAAGGATTATTACTGTGTCCCCTGTTACGAGAGCAAGTTCGCTCCTCGCTGCACTAGATGCAAAAAG ACCCTCACCAAGGGAGGAGTGACCTACCGGGATGAGCCCTGGCACAAGGAGTGCTTTGTCTGCACGGGCTGCAAGACCCCCTTGGCTGGGCAGCAGTTCACCTCCCAGGATGACAACCCATACTGCATCAAGTGCTTTGGGAACCTCTATGCCAAGAAGTGCAGTGCCTGCACAAAGCCCATCACAG gctTTGGTGGTGGCAAATACGTCTCCTTTGAGGACCGTCACTGGCACCACAACTGCTTCAACTGCGCCCGCTGCAGCACCTCACTGGTGGGGAAAGGCTTCATCCCCGACAATGATGAGATCCTGTGCCGCGACTGCAGCAGCGACCTATGA
- the FHL3 gene encoding four and a half LIM domains protein 3 isoform X3, giving the protein MTECFDCDNCKESLYGRKYIQMDNGPYCIPCYDAHFANTCDECKELIGHDCRELYYEDRHYHEHCFRCFRCDRSLADEPFTCQGKELLCNDCYCSEFSSKCIACEKTVMPGSRKLEYNGQTWHEHCFICSSCQQPIGSRSFIPDKKDYYCVPCYESKFAPRCTRCKKTLTKGGVTYRDEPWHKECFVCTGCKTPLAGQQFTSQDDNPYCIKCFGNLYAKKCSACTKPITGFGGGKYVSFEDRHWHHNCFNCARCSTSLVGKGFIPDNDEILCRDCSSDL; this is encoded by the exons ATGACGGAGTGCTTCGACTGTGACAACTGCAAGGAGTCCTTGTATGGGCGCAAGTACATCCAGATGGACAATGGCCCATACTGCATCCCCTGCTATGACGCGCACTTCGCCAACACCTGCGACGAGTGCAAGGAGCTGATCGGCCACGACTGCAGG GAGCTGTACTACGAGGACCGCCATTACCACGAGCACTGCTTCCGTTGCTTCCGCTGCGACCGCTCTCTGGCTGATGAGCCGTTCACCTGCCAGggcaaggagctgctgtgcaaCGACTGCTATTGCAGCGAGTTCTCCTCCAAATGTATCGCCTGTGAGAAGACCGTCATGCCAG GCTCCCGTAAGCTGGAGTACAATGGACAGACCTGGCACGAGCATTGCTTCAtatgcagcagctgccagcagcccatTGGGTCACGGTCCTTCATCCCAGACAAGAAGGATTATTACTGTGTCCCCTGTTACGAGAGCAAGTTCGCTCCTCGCTGCACTAGATGCAAAAAG ACCCTCACCAAGGGAGGAGTGACCTACCGGGATGAGCCCTGGCACAAGGAGTGCTTTGTCTGCACGGGCTGCAAGACCCCCTTGGCTGGGCAGCAGTTCACCTCCCAGGATGACAACCCATACTGCATCAAGTGCTTTGGGAACCTCTATGCCAAGAAGTGCAGTGCCTGCACAAAGCCCATCACAG gctTTGGTGGTGGCAAATACGTCTCCTTTGAGGACCGTCACTGGCACCACAACTGCTTCAACTGCGCCCGCTGCAGCACCTCACTGGTGGGGAAAGGCTTCATCCCCGACAATGATGAGATCCTGTGCCGCGACTGCAGCAGCGACCTATGA